One window of the Salvia splendens isolate huo1 chromosome 1, SspV2, whole genome shotgun sequence genome contains the following:
- the LOC121794011 gene encoding mitogen-activated protein kinase kinase kinase NPK1-like, with translation MQDFIGSVRRSLVFKPSGEESAGFGGIVEKLGSSIRKSGIGIFAKPPVPALPSIARRNARAEPSVEEEQLPPMEGSTEDEPPVTRGRDNRMLTPKSKKEEESKKRKEVGVPPLIRWRKGELIGCGAFGRVHMGMNLDSGELLAVKEVSIAANSASKKTQEYIGELEKEVNLLKNLSHPNIVRYLGTAREDGSLNILLEFVPGGSISSLLGKFGSFPESVIRMYTKQLLLGLEYLHNNKIMHRDIKGANILVDNKGCIKLADFGASKKVEALATITGAKSMKGTPYWMAPEVIVQSGHSYSADIWSVGCTVIEMATGKAPWSQQYQEVAALFHVGTTKSHPPIPDHLSPEANDFLLKCLQKEPELRATASELLKHPFVTGEGQDSYVALRSSHLERTGKRTAAYGAEIKKSMNLEARRSCNGLKDIGDLGGASCSTVNFKQYSEGSLRQPVNFDDDDMCRIDDNDDLVFGTSTKFRHSLLPSDCNQSFNPMCEPNDDWGCKFDENPDLTKSGMEILPSQIESGNRSLGSVEVDCGFTFPRQSESEDDNILTEAKIKAFLDEKAVELNKLKTPLFAFYNSLNVAGPPSPVGGIGNKENVSSICNLPPKSRSPNKMASRRFSTALDADYCLSPRSFSRRASNIGGENFRTSQGAKELPYDYQPEPLTPNSRFGDIQRKWKEELVEELERTRELMRQAGTSKTSSPKDRIMNRQKDRLKYASPGK, from the exons ATGCAGGACTTCATCGGCTCTGTTCGCCGATCTCTGGTTTTCAAACCTTCCGGCGAAGAATCGGCTGGGTTTGGGGGAATTGTCGAGAAATTAGGGTCAAGCATCCGGAAATCTGGAATAGGTATTTTCGCTAAGCCTCCGGTTCCCGCGCTGCCGTCAATTGCGCGGAGAAACGCCAGAGCAGAGCCGTCGGTGGAGGAGGAGCAATTGCCGCCGATGGAAGGATCGACGGAGGATGAGCCGCCGGTAACTCGGGGAAGAGACAACAGAATGCTGACGCCAAAATCTAAGAAAGAGGAAGAATCGAAGAAGAGGAAAGAGGTCGGTGTGCCCCCACTGATCCGGTGGAGGAAGGGGGAGTTGATTGGCTGCGGTGCGTTTGGGAGAGTTCACATGGGAATGAACCTCGATTCCGGGGAGCTGCTCGCTGTGAAAGAG GTTTCAATTGCGGCAAATAGTGCTTCAAAAAAAACGCAA GAATACATAGGGGAACTTGAGAAAGAAGTCAATCTATTGAAAAATCTTTCACATCCGAACATTGTG AGATATTTGGGAACTGCTAGAGAGGATGGTTCACTTAACATATTACTGGAATTTGTGCCTGGTGGATCCATTTCATCTCTCTTGGGAAAATTTGGGTCTTTCCCAGAATCC GTTATAAGAATGTACACAAAACAATTGTTGTTAGGACTAGAGTACCTGCACAACAATAAGATTATGCACAGGGATATCAAG GGAGCAAATATTCTTGTTGACAACAAGGGATGCATTAAACTGGCCGATTTTGGAGCATCCAAGAAAGTTGAAGCATTA GCCACAATCACTGGTGCCAAATCTATGAAGGGTACTCCATATTGGATGGCTCCTGAAGTTATTGTTCAAAGTGGTCACAGCTA CTCGGCTGATATATGGAGTGTTGGATGCACAGTTATTGAAATGGCCACAGGAAAGGCTCCTTGGAGCCAGCAGTATCAGGAG GTTGCTGCTCTCTTTCATGTAGGGACTACTAAATCTCATCCACCAATACCAGATCATCTTTCTCCCGAGGCAAATGATTTCTTGTTAAAATGTTTACAAAA GGAGCCAGAGCTGAGGGCAACTGCATCAGAGTTGTTAAAG CATCCATTCGTAACCGGAGAAGGTCAGGACTCCTATGTTGCTCTTCGCTCTTCACATCTG GAAAGAACTGGAAAACGGACGGCAGCATATGGGGCTGAAATTAAGAAATC AATGAACCTAGAGGCAAGGAGGTCATGCAATGGTCTGAAGGACATTGGTGATTTAGGTGGTGCCTCTTGCTCAACAGTAAACTTTAAGCAGTACTCAGAAGGATCATTGAGGCAACCTGTCAATTTTGACGATGATGATATGTGTCGAATTGATGACAATGATGATCTTGTATTCGGCACATCCACGAAATTCAGACATAGTCTACTTCCTAGTGATTGTAATCAG AGTTTTAATCCAATGTGTGAACCCAATGATGATTGGGGCTGCAAGTTTGATGAAAACCCTGATTTGACCAAAAGTGGAATGGAGATTCTTCCTAGTCAAATTGAGTCTGGAAACAGGTCTTTAGGTTCTGTTGAGGTGGACTGTGGCTTTACATTTCCGAGGCAGTCTGAGTCTGAAGATGACAACATTTTAACTGAAGCAAAGATCAAAGCTTTCCTGGATGAAAAG GCTGTGGAACTAAATAAGCTGAAAACACCTCTTTTTGCATTCTACAATTCCTTGAATGTTGCTGGACCTCCAAGTCCTGTTGGTGGTATAGGCAACAAGGAAAATGTTTCAAGTATCTGCAATCTACCTCCTAAAAGTAGGTCGCCTAACAAAATGGCTAGCAGGAGATTTTCTACTGCCCTTGATGCTGATTACTGCTTGAGTCCACGGAGTTTCTCCAGACGTGCATCGAATATCGGTGGTGAAAACTTTCGAACTTCTCAGGGCGCCAAAGAGCTTCCCTACGATTATCAACCGGAGCCACTTACTCCAAA CTCTAGGTTCGGTGATATAcaaaggaaatggaaagaagaacTTGTTGAAGAGCTTGAAAGAACCAGAG AACTCATGCGCCAAGCAGGCACGTCCAAGACATCATCGCCCAAGGATCGAATTATGAACCGACAAAAAGATCGGTTAAAGTATGCATCTCCTGGAAAATAA